A genomic segment from Pseudoduganella chitinolytica encodes:
- a CDS encoding YbaB/EbfC family nucleoid-associated protein → MMKNQLAGLMKQAQAMQDNMKKAQESLALIEVEGQSGAGLVKVVMTCKNDVKRVSIDPSLLADDKDMLEDLVAAAFNDAVRKAEATAAEKMSGLTSGMNLPAGFKMPF, encoded by the coding sequence ATGATGAAAAACCAGCTCGCCGGCCTGATGAAGCAGGCGCAAGCAATGCAGGACAATATGAAGAAGGCGCAGGAGTCGCTGGCGCTGATCGAGGTGGAAGGCCAGTCCGGCGCCGGCCTCGTCAAGGTGGTCATGACCTGCAAGAACGATGTCAAGCGCGTGTCGATCGACCCGTCGCTGCTGGCCGACGACAAGGACATGCTGGAAGACCTGGTCGCCGCCGCCTTCAACGACGCCGTGCGCAAGGCCGAAGCCACCGCCGCCGAAAAGATGAGCGGGCTGACCTCCGGCATGAACCTGCCGGCCGGCTTCAAGATGCCATTCTGA
- the recR gene encoding recombination mediator RecR encodes MAKSLEFLTEALRRLPGVGPKSAQRMAFHLLQHDREGAAMLSRALYQAVEAVHHCALCNTFTELEVCEMCADESRDRRLLCVVETPADQMMIEQTLTYKGLYFVLMGRLSPLDGIGPKDIHLEKLLARAADGTVTEVVLATNFTNEGEATAHYISEMLKARGLQVSRLARGVPVGGELEYVDAGTIARAMLDRRST; translated from the coding sequence ATGGCGAAATCGCTGGAGTTCCTGACGGAGGCGCTGCGACGCCTGCCCGGCGTCGGTCCCAAATCCGCGCAACGCATGGCCTTCCACCTGCTGCAGCATGACCGCGAAGGCGCGGCGATGCTGTCGCGCGCGCTGTACCAGGCCGTCGAGGCCGTGCATCACTGCGCCCTGTGCAACACGTTCACGGAACTCGAGGTGTGCGAGATGTGCGCCGACGAGTCGCGCGACCGGCGGCTGCTGTGCGTCGTCGAGACGCCGGCCGACCAGATGATGATCGAGCAGACCCTGACGTACAAGGGCCTGTACTTCGTGCTGATGGGGCGCCTGTCGCCGCTGGACGGCATCGGCCCCAAGGACATCCACCTGGAAAAGCTGCTGGCGCGGGCCGCCGACGGCACCGTCACGGAGGTGGTGCTGGCCACCAACTTCACCAACGAGGGCGAGGCCACGGCGCACTACATCAGCGAGATGCTGAAGGCGCGCGGGCTGCAGGTCAGCCGGCTGGCGCGCGGCGTGCCGGTCGGTGGCGAGCTGGAGTATGTGGATGCGGGGACGATCGCGCGGGCGATGCTGGACCGGCGCTCTACGTAG
- a CDS encoding DNA polymerase III subunit gamma/tau produces MSYQVLARKYRPRNFETLVGQEHVVRALTHALGTGRLHHAYLFTGTRGVGKTTLSRILAKSLNCTGPDGNGGITATPCGACEACTAIDGGRFVDYIEMDAASNRGVDEMAQLLEQAVYAPSNARFKVYMIDEVHMLTNHAFNAMLKTLEEPPEHVKFILATTDPQKIPVTVLSRCLQFNLKQMPPGHIVGHLENILGQENVTFEQPALRLLAQGAHGSMRDALSLTDQAIAYAAGAVTLEAVQGMLGALDQSYLIRLLDALAQRDGADLLAVADEMASRSLSYNGALQDLGTLLHRIALAQTVPAAVPEDLPEYADIIRLAGLFDAEEVQLYYQIAVHGRNELGLAPDEYAGFSMTLLRMLAFRPGVGAAEGAPTAAPVAARPAGPNPARAAAAAAGGQAVASAPARPSAPAAAMPAAPVQPPPPVQPPAAARPQPAPPAHPPVQPPAPVAPQASANRPAGGPVSPARAAINAALEAARAATAARTGARPPARAAEESTAAVVAPPPQAGGSAPQGAQARQAPGRPAPWEDDPAGLTMGSAAVLEAPPPVQQGHAQVQAQPRQATPSAPPRQVAEEDDLPPWVTEFSDDSAVPAARSEAAPAPAPAAAPAVPARQAAPAQAPYAYVITPVPELDWDGNWPLLAAHLPLRGVAQQLATQAELIDCTIDGNAALFRLRCPIDTWRTPPNVEKLTAALAERFDRPVRVETELGPVWYTTTAEQQVHREACQRKAEEAVHGDPFVQSMVREFGAFVVPGSIVAPVTPAH; encoded by the coding sequence ATGTCCTATCAAGTCCTCGCCCGCAAATACCGTCCCCGGAACTTTGAAACGCTCGTTGGCCAGGAGCACGTCGTCCGTGCCCTGACGCATGCGCTCGGTACCGGCCGGTTGCACCACGCCTATCTGTTCACCGGCACGCGGGGGGTGGGCAAGACCACGCTGTCGCGCATCCTGGCGAAATCGCTCAACTGCACGGGGCCGGATGGCAATGGCGGCATCACGGCCACGCCGTGCGGCGCGTGCGAGGCGTGCACGGCGATCGATGGCGGCCGCTTCGTTGACTATATAGAGATGGACGCGGCATCCAACCGCGGCGTCGACGAAATGGCGCAGCTGCTGGAGCAGGCGGTGTACGCGCCGTCCAATGCACGCTTCAAGGTCTACATGATCGACGAGGTGCACATGCTGACCAACCACGCCTTCAACGCGATGCTGAAGACGCTGGAGGAGCCGCCCGAGCACGTCAAGTTCATCCTGGCGACAACGGACCCGCAGAAGATTCCCGTCACCGTGCTGTCGCGCTGCCTGCAGTTCAACCTGAAGCAGATGCCGCCCGGGCACATCGTGGGCCACCTGGAAAATATCCTGGGCCAGGAAAACGTGACGTTCGAGCAGCCGGCCCTGCGCCTGCTGGCGCAGGGCGCGCACGGTTCCATGCGCGATGCGCTGTCGCTGACCGACCAGGCCATCGCCTACGCGGCCGGGGCCGTCACGCTGGAAGCGGTGCAGGGCATGCTGGGCGCGCTGGACCAGTCCTACCTGATCCGCCTGCTGGACGCGCTGGCGCAGCGCGACGGCGCCGACCTGCTGGCGGTGGCCGACGAGATGGCCAGCCGCTCGCTGTCGTACAACGGCGCGCTGCAGGACCTGGGCACCTTGCTGCACCGGATCGCGCTGGCGCAGACGGTGCCGGCGGCCGTGCCGGAAGACCTGCCGGAATATGCCGACATCATCCGCCTGGCCGGCCTGTTCGATGCCGAGGAAGTGCAGCTGTATTACCAGATCGCCGTGCACGGCCGCAACGAGCTGGGCCTGGCGCCGGACGAATACGCGGGCTTCTCGATGACGCTGCTGCGCATGCTGGCCTTTCGCCCCGGCGTCGGCGCCGCCGAAGGCGCGCCCACGGCCGCCCCGGTAGCGGCGCGGCCGGCCGGCCCGAACCCTGCCCGCGCCGCCGCGGCCGCTGCTGGCGGCCAGGCGGTGGCGTCCGCGCCGGCCCGTCCGTCCGCCCCGGCTGCCGCCATGCCGGCAGCGCCAGTGCAGCCACCACCACCGGTGCAACCGCCGGCCGCCGCGCGTCCGCAGCCGGCGCCGCCAGCGCACCCACCGGTGCAGCCGCCCGCACCGGTCGCGCCGCAGGCCAGCGCGAACCGTCCCGCCGGCGGCCCCGTGAGCCCGGCACGCGCCGCCATCAACGCGGCACTGGAAGCGGCCCGCGCGGCGACGGCGGCCCGCACCGGTGCAAGGCCGCCCGCCCGCGCTGCCGAGGAAAGTACCGCCGCGGTGGTCGCGCCGCCGCCGCAAGCCGGTGGCAGCGCGCCGCAAGGCGCTCAGGCCCGCCAGGCGCCGGGCCGTCCCGCGCCATGGGAGGACGACCCCGCCGGCCTGACGATGGGCTCGGCCGCGGTGCTGGAAGCGCCGCCGCCCGTACAACAGGGTCACGCTCAGGTTCAGGCCCAGCCGCGCCAGGCGACGCCAAGCGCGCCGCCACGCCAGGTGGCGGAAGAAGACGACCTGCCGCCCTGGGTCACGGAATTCTCCGACGACAGCGCGGTGCCCGCTGCCCGCAGCGAGGCCGCACCGGCGCCCGCGCCGGCAGCGGCGCCGGCTGTCCCGGCGCGCCAGGCCGCCCCGGCGCAGGCACCGTATGCCTACGTCATCACGCCGGTACCGGAACTGGATTGGGACGGCAACTGGCCGCTGCTGGCCGCCCACCTGCCGCTGCGCGGCGTGGCGCAGCAACTGGCGACGCAGGCCGAACTGATCGACTGCACCATCGACGGCAATGCCGCGTTGTTCCGCCTGCGCTGCCCGATCGACACGTGGCGCACGCCGCCCAACGTGGAAAAACTGACGGCCGCGCTGGCCGAGCGCTTCGACCGTCCCGTGCGGGTGGAGACCGAACTGGGGCCGGTCTGGTATACGACGACGGCCGAACAGCAGGTCCACCGCGAAGCCTGCCAACGCAAGGCGGAGGAGGCCGTGCATGGCGATCCGTTCGTGCAAAGCATGGTGCGCGAGTTTGGCGCGTTCGTCGTGCCCGGCTCGATCGTGGCACCCGTGACGCCGGCCCATTGA
- a CDS encoding YciI family protein: MFVITLTYEKPTEEIDALLAAHRAFLREQYDNGVFLMSGRMVPRTGGIIIASADSRADIEAIVELDPFKQAGAASYQITEFVPTMTADILAAFRQH; the protein is encoded by the coding sequence ATGTTCGTCATCACGCTCACGTACGAGAAGCCCACCGAGGAGATCGATGCGCTGCTGGCCGCGCATCGCGCCTTCCTGCGCGAGCAGTATGACAATGGCGTGTTCCTGATGTCGGGCCGCATGGTGCCCCGCACCGGCGGCATCATCATCGCCAGCGCCGACAGCCGGGCCGACATCGAGGCGATCGTCGAGCTCGATCCGTTCAAGCAGGCCGGCGCCGCCAGCTACCAGATCACGGAGTTCGTGCCGACGATGACGGCCGATATCCTGGCCGCCTTCCGCCAGCACTGA